In a genomic window of Stakelama saccharophila:
- a CDS encoding TonB-dependent receptor: MNRNAIASLGMLSAAAMTASAPASAQTTMQEYNIGPQSLSSALQEFSRVSDIQVLFPSDAIADRRTDGIHGRMTAREAVQRLIDGSRLRIASIDDNTIALTAITTDTTRAPQVASTDAGRDIIVTARVAREKAIAMKREATNIREVATADSAGKLPDKNLADALSRLTGVSLERDKGEGRFVSIRGISPELNNVTLGGQPTALPDVDGRAGRAAPLDVIGSGDFQAVEVIKTLRPDMDAQGIGGTINILPPSGFDRTKAFGYASAEYGVNDLESAADIYSGSAGYGTQFGDGGMALFLGGEYSKREYRTENVAGSRWSEEGGYYVPDRLRLQNFSSSRERYGLTGNLDMRNDDGNSGYFRVVYNHFTQEDYRPELQFDKDGNILNQTPTTGTFTEGDVNLESLRKEAERSILNMSIGSKLSFGDGSLIVEPQFTYSKAHENVPVYDAYEFNVDENQPIDYDLSDQLFTFDTGQMRFDPANFVLDEFRIDTSKEKEQLLVPSLDVTWKPELLGTGTYFKIGGKATLRHRFVNDNSNRYNSVDPLYLDGFSISGPDDFRGKYNIGPLPDQDALRAYFDAHPEAFALNEARSISNSFEDDYDITEKIFAGYALANLDLGALTLLGGVRVEHTDTTIGATQVLELDGDFAGTEPMTGKHNYTDVFPNVQARYDITDTLLVRAAYTTAMGRPDYVALAPISTLEADETTPGSNLYDGELEIGNPELKPYKAQNLDLTLEFYPNKGGLLSVGAFYKHVDNPIFERSLFFTDVTRDGRDFRELSVDTTENAESGEIYGLEVNVQQQLAFLPGLLSGFGVSANASFIKSSVTVFGRDDDLSFFTQPDRVYNAQLFYEKGIIAARVAYQYRSEFLESLGGEAMEDIYQDSNGQLDAKLSVKLLKNVVAYAEGQNLTDEPFRRYQGVPSHLAGEGESGNEIFGRTFRFGLSAQF, from the coding sequence ATGAACCGCAACGCTATCGCTTCGCTGGGCATGTTGTCGGCCGCCGCTATGACGGCCAGCGCGCCGGCGTCCGCTCAGACCACGATGCAGGAATACAATATAGGTCCGCAGTCGCTTTCGTCGGCGCTGCAGGAATTTTCGCGCGTATCCGACATCCAGGTCCTGTTTCCTTCGGACGCCATTGCCGACAGGCGAACTGACGGTATCCACGGCCGGATGACGGCGCGCGAGGCGGTGCAGCGCCTGATCGATGGCAGCAGGCTTCGCATTGCGAGCATCGACGACAACACGATCGCGCTGACTGCCATCACGACGGACACGACCAGGGCACCGCAGGTCGCCAGCACCGATGCCGGCCGGGACATCATCGTCACTGCCCGCGTCGCGCGCGAGAAGGCGATCGCGATGAAACGCGAAGCGACCAATATTCGCGAGGTCGCCACGGCGGATTCGGCCGGCAAGCTGCCCGACAAGAACCTGGCGGATGCGCTCAGCCGCCTCACCGGTGTTTCCTTGGAGCGAGACAAGGGCGAGGGGCGCTTCGTTTCGATCCGCGGAATTTCGCCCGAATTGAACAATGTGACGCTGGGCGGGCAGCCGACCGCGCTTCCCGATGTCGACGGCCGGGCCGGCCGGGCCGCGCCGCTCGACGTAATCGGATCGGGCGATTTTCAGGCGGTCGAGGTGATCAAGACGCTGCGTCCCGACATGGATGCGCAAGGCATCGGCGGCACCATCAACATCCTGCCGCCCAGCGGCTTCGACCGGACCAAGGCATTCGGCTATGCGTCGGCGGAATACGGCGTCAACGATCTCGAATCCGCTGCCGATATCTACAGCGGCAGCGCCGGATACGGCACCCAGTTCGGCGATGGCGGCATGGCGCTGTTTCTGGGCGGCGAATATTCGAAGCGCGAATACCGCACCGAGAATGTTGCCGGGTCGCGTTGGAGCGAGGAAGGCGGCTATTATGTGCCCGACCGGCTGCGCTTGCAGAATTTCAGTTCCTCGCGCGAGCGCTACGGCCTCACCGGCAATCTCGACATGCGCAACGATGACGGCAACAGCGGCTATTTCCGCGTCGTCTATAACCATTTCACGCAAGAGGATTATCGTCCCGAACTGCAATTCGACAAGGACGGAAACATCCTGAATCAGACGCCGACCACCGGCACCTTCACCGAAGGCGACGTCAACCTGGAATCGCTGCGCAAGGAAGCGGAACGGTCGATCCTCAACATGAGCATAGGGTCCAAGCTCAGCTTCGGCGACGGCAGTCTGATCGTGGAACCGCAATTCACCTATTCCAAGGCGCACGAGAATGTGCCCGTCTATGACGCCTATGAATTCAACGTCGATGAGAACCAGCCGATCGACTATGATCTGAGCGACCAACTCTTTACCTTCGATACCGGGCAGATGCGGTTCGACCCGGCCAATTTCGTGCTCGACGAATTCCGCATCGATACGTCGAAGGAAAAGGAACAACTGCTCGTTCCCTCGCTCGACGTGACGTGGAAGCCGGAGCTTCTGGGGACGGGCACCTATTTCAAGATCGGCGGCAAGGCGACGTTGCGGCACCGTTTCGTCAACGACAATTCCAACCGCTACAATTCGGTCGATCCGCTTTATCTCGACGGGTTTTCAATTTCCGGGCCGGATGATTTCCGGGGGAAGTACAATATCGGTCCGTTGCCGGACCAGGACGCGCTGCGCGCCTATTTCGACGCCCATCCCGAAGCGTTCGCGCTGAACGAGGCGCGCTCGATCAGCAATTCGTTCGAGGACGATTACGATATCACGGAGAAAATCTTCGCCGGCTATGCGCTCGCCAATCTCGATCTCGGAGCACTGACTTTGCTTGGCGGCGTCCGCGTGGAGCATACCGATACGACGATTGGCGCGACGCAGGTTCTCGAACTCGACGGCGATTTCGCCGGCACCGAACCGATGACCGGCAAGCACAACTATACCGATGTCTTTCCCAACGTGCAGGCGCGTTATGACATTACCGACACGCTGCTGGTGCGCGCGGCCTATACTACGGCGATGGGGCGGCCCGATTATGTCGCGCTGGCGCCGATTTCGACGCTGGAGGCTGACGAGACGACACCGGGTTCGAACCTGTATGACGGCGAACTGGAGATCGGCAATCCCGAACTGAAACCGTACAAGGCGCAGAATCTCGACCTCACGCTGGAATTCTATCCCAACAAGGGCGGGCTGCTCTCGGTGGGCGCGTTCTACAAACATGTCGACAACCCTATCTTCGAACGCAGCCTGTTCTTCACCGACGTCACGCGCGACGGTCGCGACTTCCGGGAACTGAGCGTCGACACGACGGAAAATGCCGAAAGCGGCGAAATCTACGGGCTGGAGGTGAATGTGCAGCAGCAACTCGCCTTCCTGCCGGGCCTGTTGTCGGGTTTCGGCGTTTCGGCCAATGCGAGCTTCATCAAATCGTCGGTCACCGTGTTCGGCCGCGACGACGACCTGTCCTTCTTCACGCAGCCCGACCGCGTCTATAATGCGCAGCTCTTCTACGAAAAGGGCATCATCGCGGCGCGCGTCGCCTACCAATATCGTTCCGAGTTCCTCGAATCACTGGGCGGCGAAGCGATGGAAGACATCTATCAGGACAGCAACGGCCAGCTCGATGCCAAGCTGAGCGTGAAACTGCTCAAGAATGTCGTTGCCTATGCCGAAGGGCAGAACCTGACCGACGAGCCGTTCCGCCGCTATCAGGGCGTGCCATCTCACCTTGCCGGCGAAGGCGAATCCGGCAACGAGATTTTCGGACGCACCTTCCGCTTCGGCCTGTCGGCGCAGTTCTAA
- a CDS encoding alkaline phosphatase D family protein — MRLPRRKLLGAIGSIAALPATMRSARAAEPRLLQGPMVGSPGAGDMTIWSRASGPFQVAVEYADNAQMVGARMSPPVTAHPDDDYTVRNRLAGLEPGTRYYYRMYVSGERPRYQRKLPPFSFRTAPSGSAPFRIAYGSCLRVELDQQQRIWEAVAAREPDLFLWLGDNIYGDALRAETLAEEYRKQRVVPALQPVLRSAGNLAIWDDHDYGLNDGDRTSTVKVGALGVFRNYWANPAHGLPHTPGVFFDYHYGGVHFIFLDGRYYRDPNKAENTPQKTQLGAAQKAWLKEKLRGSDAVFKVLVSGGGWSKAKGPHGDGWSAFLHERDEIFDFIRDEGIGGVIGMSGDTHCAELNCVPRSETGGYDFYDLGSSPMAQDTDSDWAYRRPERRMREPYDGGPNFGVIDFDATAERPWIESCVVNEYGQNVWEPLRIYADELVNGARTWPDKMDGDARAWHRLVGQKDIADA; from the coding sequence ATGCGATTGCCGCGACGCAAGCTTCTGGGCGCGATCGGCAGCATCGCGGCGCTGCCCGCGACGATGCGTTCCGCACGCGCCGCCGAGCCCCGGCTGTTGCAAGGGCCGATGGTCGGTTCGCCGGGCGCCGGAGACATGACGATCTGGAGCCGGGCGAGCGGTCCCTTTCAAGTCGCCGTCGAATATGCCGACAATGCGCAGATGGTGGGCGCGCGCATGTCACCGCCCGTCACTGCTCATCCCGACGACGACTATACCGTGCGTAACCGGCTGGCCGGCCTGGAGCCGGGCACGCGCTATTATTACCGCATGTACGTGTCGGGCGAACGGCCGCGCTATCAGCGGAAGCTGCCGCCCTTCAGTTTCCGCACGGCGCCATCCGGGTCCGCGCCGTTCCGCATCGCTTACGGTTCGTGCCTGCGCGTCGAGCTGGACCAGCAGCAGCGCATCTGGGAAGCGGTCGCCGCGCGCGAGCCCGACCTGTTCCTGTGGCTGGGCGACAATATCTATGGTGACGCACTGCGCGCCGAGACGCTGGCAGAGGAATATCGCAAGCAACGCGTCGTGCCTGCGCTTCAGCCGGTGCTGCGCTCGGCGGGCAACCTCGCCATCTGGGACGATCACGATTACGGTCTGAACGACGGCGACCGCACCTCCACGGTGAAGGTCGGCGCGCTGGGAGTATTTCGCAATTACTGGGCCAATCCCGCGCACGGGCTGCCGCACACGCCGGGCGTCTTCTTCGACTATCATTATGGCGGCGTGCATTTCATCTTCCTAGACGGGCGCTATTACCGCGATCCGAACAAGGCGGAGAACACGCCGCAGAAAACGCAGCTCGGCGCCGCGCAGAAAGCGTGGCTGAAGGAAAAGCTGCGCGGCAGCGACGCGGTGTTCAAGGTGCTGGTGTCGGGCGGCGGCTGGTCGAAGGCGAAGGGTCCGCATGGTGACGGCTGGTCCGCCTTCCTGCACGAGCGCGACGAGATTTTCGATTTCATCCGCGATGAAGGGATTGGTGGCGTTATCGGCATGTCCGGCGATACGCATTGCGCCGAACTCAACTGCGTGCCGCGTTCGGAAACGGGCGGCTACGACTTCTATGATCTCGGTTCCTCGCCCATGGCGCAGGACACCGATTCCGACTGGGCCTATCGCCGTCCCGAGCGGCGCATGCGCGAACCTTATGACGGCGGCCCCAATTTCGGGGTGATCGATTTCGACGCCACCGCCGAGCGGCCGTGGATCGAATCCTGCGTGGTCAACGAATATGGCCAGAATGTCTGGGAACCGCTTCGCATTTATGCCGATGAGCTGGTGAACGGCGCGCGCACCTGGCCTGATAAGATGGATGGAGATGCCCGTGCCTGGCACCGGCTGGTGGGGCAGAAGGATATTGCCGATGCCTGA